Genomic segment of Pseudoalteromonas sp. NC201:
CAAGTGCTGAATCATTTTCGATGAGGTCACAAGCGTCAACACGAACGCCATTTACACGGCCAGCAATCGTTGCTTTCGCAAGGCCTGGACCGATGTCTTGAGCGACTTCTAGAGTAGTGACAGGGTTTTCAAAAATACGCTGACTGCCGTCAGGGAGAGTAATAACTGGCATGATAAATCCTATTTACAGTGGTGACACCTACAATGCATCACATGTATTTAATTAATTTTAAAGTGTGCCTATCAACGCTTTTACGAATAAGCATTGTCTTGCGCGAATTATCGCGGCTCATCCGAGGACTTTCGAATAAGAATCACTATTCTCGCGTGTTACTTGGCTAAGTGCAAGCCTAGAGCTAAAATTAATCTATTAATTTACAAAAACTATTTTGGGATTCTTCGTGGCCAAAAAGCGTTATCGGTTTGCAACCTTTAATCTACTAAATTTTGCAGCGCCGCCTTATTCTTTTTATCAACTTCATGAGCACTATAATGAAACACAGTGGCAAACCAAAACTCAGTTCATCACGGGACTCATTCAGCATATAAACCCCGATGTCATTGTGTTTCAAGAGGTCTTCTCACCTGATAGCTTACAGATGCTGTGCGAAGACTTGGGTCTTGTCCACTTTGCCACTGTAGATGCGCCAAGTCCTGATCACGTCTACCCGTCGGTACTGTTTAAACCCGTGGTCGCTATCGCATCAAAACTACCATTTAAATCCTTTGCGCCGTTAGAGCCCTGCCCCGAATTACTCGAATACCTTAATAATCAACATCAATTTAAATTCAATCGCACCCCGATAAAATGTAAATTCGACATTCCAGGCTTCGGGTTACTGGCGTGTTATGCCGTCCACTTCAAGTCTCAACGCGTGCATTCAATGGCCCACATGCTGGGAGATTCCAATCAAGATGACCCGCTACTTACATTGCTTCACGAAACCGTTGGTACGATGCAGTCGCAGATCTCACGTTCACTCGAAGCTTCCATCATTTATTACGATGCATTAAAGACACAAAGGGAGAAACAGGCTGCAACGTTAGTGATGGGCGACTTCAATGATGCGTTAGACAGCCCGGCATTATCTTTTATGACGCAAGCCTTTCCACCCGTCCTTGCTAGTAATGGCTTTGATAGTGTCGGGTTGTTCGACAGTTTTCTTTACGCCGACAACAACCATAAAGAAAAACCAGCCAGTCATTACTATCAAGGTGAAGGTAACGTACTTGATTACATTCTTTGTTCAAAAGAATTCAATCCCAACCGAGAAACGCCCAAGGTGAAGTCGTTACATTACTACAGTTACGATGCTCACCTTGATCCGAAGCGTATAGACGAAGATATTTGCTATTCTGACCATGCAGCGATAGCAATAGAAATAACACTGTGAGATAATTCAATTTTTGCATAATCTGGACACGAAAATGAGAACACTTGGGGTTGAAATTTCAGGCAGCGAAGCTCTGCTTTGTATGCTAACGAAAGAAGATGATGTTTTTGATATCAGAGACATTCGTCAGCGACGCTTTACGTTAAGTAATCAAGGGACAGAACTTGATGAAATGCGCAAGTTCCAATTCGACTTTGCAAAACTAGTAGAAGATTACGGCGTAGATTCTATCGCCATTCGTCAACGCCCACACAAAGGCAAATTCGCAGGTAGTGCGGCTGGTTTTAAAATGGAAGCTGCAATCCAGTTAATTTCAGGTGTCGACGTGCAGTTACTTTCTGGCACTGAAGTAAAAGAGCAATTAAAAAGAAACCCAATTCCTGTTGACTATGAAGACACTGGGTTGAAAAAGTTTCAAGAGCAAGCTTTCATCAATGCCTATGTTTATATTCTTCGTAAAACATACGGCAAAGAAGAATAATCATATCAAGGGCCAGCAGTTACTTAGCTACTGGCCTTTTTATTTGCTTCCACATTTATGTCCCCTGTAAATAATTCAAATATAAAATACTTGTAAAAAATTTGCTTTTATTTGATTCAGCCCTCCGCGCTTTTATGCTATTAATATAACCGTAATAAACCGCAAGGAGTGGATTTAGGTGTTACCTCAACAATATGGAAAAGCCGTTATTTTTTGCGCATGTTCGCTGATATCCGTAACAGCATTAGCAAATTCAAGCGCTAACCCTGCTTCCTTAATCTTTGGTGTTAACTCAGATAAACGTGTGTTTGAAAACACACAGTCACTTGAAAGCCAAATTCCAGTCAAAGGGCATTTAGATAGCAGCTCAGCAAACATTCAATATGCAGCAACTTATCATTCAATTGTCGGCAATTATTTTGAAGCAGAAAAACTCACCTCTGGGGTGATCAACCCAGATATGTTGCTAAACGATTATCGGCTAGTTCCTGCGCTAGAAATCATAGAGCAAAAGGCTGCTGACACGCGTATCACTATGGTAAACGAGGCGTATCATAATGCTAAACACCGAGCGCTAACGATTGCCCTGTTGAAGCCTTTATATGAACAAGGCTATCGCTATCTTGCATTAGAAGCGCTTACCCCACAGGTAAGCGTTGAGCAGCAAATCAATAAACACGGCTTTACAACATATGAGCATGGGATCTACACCATGGAGGCGACTTACGCTAGCTTGATATTTGAAGCCAAATCGCTTGGCTACGAGATTATTAG
This window contains:
- a CDS encoding endonuclease/exonuclease/phosphatase family protein; translated protein: MAKKRYRFATFNLLNFAAPPYSFYQLHEHYNETQWQTKTQFITGLIQHINPDVIVFQEVFSPDSLQMLCEDLGLVHFATVDAPSPDHVYPSVLFKPVVAIASKLPFKSFAPLEPCPELLEYLNNQHQFKFNRTPIKCKFDIPGFGLLACYAVHFKSQRVHSMAHMLGDSNQDDPLLTLLHETVGTMQSQISRSLEASIIYYDALKTQREKQAATLVMGDFNDALDSPALSFMTQAFPPVLASNGFDSVGLFDSFLYADNNHKEKPASHYYQGEGNVLDYILCSKEFNPNRETPKVKSLHYYSYDAHLDPKRIDEDICYSDHAAIAIEITL
- a CDS encoding DUF3010 family protein, translating into MRTLGVEISGSEALLCMLTKEDDVFDIRDIRQRRFTLSNQGTELDEMRKFQFDFAKLVEDYGVDSIAIRQRPHKGKFAGSAAGFKMEAAIQLISGVDVQLLSGTEVKEQLKRNPIPVDYEDTGLKKFQEQAFINAYVYILRKTYGKEE